TCATTCTCAATGTTTCCAGTGTAGATGTACGTCGGGCTGCTGTTGGCGGGAAAGCCTTTCCAACCTTTtacagcttcttgagctgcgGCGTAAGCGCTAAAAATGTTGACTGTTCCACTTGTCTTGAAGCTGTCCAAGGGAACTTCGAAAATGTCGTTGGGGTCGTTGGGGCCGCCATGATAAGCTATTAATCAATTAGATAAAGTTTTAGTAACGAGTCGGGTTTACTGACCGTTGTAAATGACGACGTGGGGATGACCGAACTCGCTCCTGACCTTGGTAAAGGCCTGGATGACAGAGTCTGTATCGCTAAGATCTGTAGGGATATGTAGCTCCTTGTCGGTTGAGGTTGCTGGGTCTTGCGATCGGGAAGCCAGAGCGAGTCTGTAGCCTTTTGCGCTAAAGGCTTGGGCGACACTTTTGCCGACCTTGGCACCGGCGCcgaagatgaggacgatgGGAGAAGacatgttgttgatgagctgtTAGTGTGATACTGAACTATGTGATGTTTGGAAATTGAGTGACGATATTGATGGTCAAGCGAGAAAAGGTGCTATTTATCTATACCCTCACACATTACCAATACTGCATCTCGACTTTTAGTAAGTGCATTTCTTGGTGTTTCATTGCATATGATGATATTGGTCAGCGATGCTCAGGTAATCGTCGAGCCATAAGCAGGGGTACCATTTGCTTATTCTGGTTAGACCCGAGTATGAATAAGCATAATCTTGATCCCGCGCGCGCGGTATTCATTGATCTTTGTCATGAACCATAAAATGTGTAAGTAGTCATACTAAGTTATACAGTACTCTGCAACACGAATTGTATAATATGTCGCAGATGCGTAGGGAAATGTGGCTGGACGTGGATGGCATGATTGAGCATCGCTTGTGAGGGTTGCACTCAACGTCACCTGGTTTTATGTTGCATGTGAATTTGATCAGACCAATCACCGCCAGTTCAGCAACTATTGTAAGAACTGGATCAGTCATGGTCAAGAGCAAGATAAAAGCTCAAGTCAATTGTCTCAAACATTGGCCGAAAATGAAACCGGGGTAAAGCGCCCAATGAACATCACCTCTCGAAGAGCTTAGGTACCTTGAAAAACATACTTCGAGCAGCACACTCACCAAGGAGGgaaagtatattataaataattgTCTTGCATTTATTCTTAAGTTTTCTTATGACTTTCTAAACCATCGTCTTACGATTTCTCCATGAACCAAAATCTTAATATTCCACCGAAGTCCCAGGTGCTTTGTTGAACGAGGTAACCCTGATGTCAAGGCGGATCTGGGCTCTCGAAGTATAAACCACCCAAATTCTAGGAAGCGACTACGATATAGATATCGCATCAGAGACAGAGGCCTCTAATGCTGAATTTGAAGTGATCAGGATGAACGTGTTCAGTACAGTTGTCTTCTCGAGAGCACAGTTTGTGAGACAAAACTCACATAAGCCCTCATCATAAAAAGACTATCTTCAAGCCAGACGAAGTCATCCATTTCTCCAAAGATAGTAGCCAGCTCAGACACAAGGATGGAGTACCGGGCTGCGATTGCCTAAGCTTGTTAGAATCTCCAAATAAACAACAACTGTCTTGTACGTAATGTTGGTCTACCACTCGCCGCGATCCTTGGCCTTTTGGATCTCATTGAGGAAGATTTGCGCCATAGATCTCTGTCTCTTTTCCGAGAAGCCCTTCTTGTCCCAACCCATGTTGCGGATAACGTTGTCTTGTCGTAGCTTCTGATCTGGCGTGTATGAGCTGATACTAGGCGTAAGCGAGCGTGTACGGGTGGTGGGCCTCGGGGCCGTGGGATCGCCGCCACAGCACATTTTGATGTGAAGTTGGATTATGGGAGAGTGTGAAGAAGTCTGagtggaagatgaggagagtgGTAAGTGGTATCTgagttgaggaagaggatcaaGCGGATATAAAGACAAATTTGTGATGAGAATTTGGCAAGGTTCAGAGATTACTTATTCGTACTTGAAACATCTTATGCTGTTTAGAAAAGGCTGCTTTGTGCAGATATCGAAGTACCAAAAGCAAACCAAATAGAAGAAGTATAATTGGTTGACATGCTTTGATGCGCCCGAGAAAACTGGTACATGTAAAATTACTGGAAAGCATAAACAAGACTGACTTTGCGTGTTTCACGAACACTGCGGGACCAGGACACCTTTAATTGGCGGAACCACGCAACGTCTATACACAATCAGTTATTGGTATAATATACTTCTCGGTATGTTAGGTGCAATGGTAGTATTGAAGCCAGGTAGAGAAACTTCTCCGCCAAAGCGGTTCATTCCTATAGGACCTGGATCTGTTGCCAATTTTATATTCTTCTCTGTGTAAAAGAATTGCGTTAGAAGATCAATCACCTGTACAGTTCTGTCAAGGTTTGACTCGAAACTAGTGAGTATTCTTGTATTACAAGACCATTCATCAGTCTAACTATATTTTCATTTACTGATTCTGTTCTGACTCGCCATCGTACTGCTTTGGCTCTGTATTGGTCCCCCTTGGTGATGCGCAATCCCCATCTCGGGAATTCAATCAGATGAAATGATGACAACAGCGGAGAGCAAAGCGACGAAAGTGTTCAATTCACTGGCAATTATTCTGCTTACAGTACCACCGAGTTTCATCAAGTTGCATCGTACCTCGCTTGACAAAGAAGATACTCATATTGAGTGCTTCGCCACAACTTCCTTAAGCTCCCTTctcatctcctccttcacctcATCCGAAGCCCAGCACATATCAATAGCACTCTTCGCCAAGGCCGCCATATCATCATTACTAAACTCGCacatcttcttgaccagaaGCCAATCATGCAAGATCCACGTATCTTCCATATAAGCTGGATCATCACTTCCGATAGCAATCGGAATACCAGCGTCGAACAAGATACGAATTCTGGGgaagatctcatcaacagGCTCGTGGCGAAGATATCCCCAAGGCGTGAGCGTCATCCCAATGCCCCTTTCCTTGATGCGACGCATGATTTCCGGATCCTGTGCGGCGTTGATGCCGTGGTCGAGACGATCTGCGCCAGTTTCACCAAGGTCATGGACGACTTGACGGATATGTTTATGCGCGTCTTTGTTCCCAACATCGCAGTGCGCAGTAATGCGGAAGCCGTCATTTCTGGCTTTCTTGTATACTTCTTCGAACATCAGAGGAGGGCGATCGTTCTCATCCGAATCAAGACCGATTCCGACGACCATATCGCGGTAGGGCAGAACAGCATCGTAGGTCTCCATGGCTGATTCTGGTGACATGTCGCGCAGGAAGCACATGATCCACTTCGACTTGACCTGTGATTTGTTAGCAATAATCATATCCAAGATCGTGCTGACTTACGTTCAATCGCTGTTCGGCCTCTTCCTGCGCCCGACGGAAGCCATCCATCACAGTCTTAAACGCAACTCCACGGCGAGTATGACCCTGCGGATCAAAGAACGGCTCACAGTACCTCACATTCATACCAGCAACATGCTCAAAATAATTCATCGCAAGGTCATAAAAGTCCTCTTCAGTAACAAGAACTTCAAACCCTCCATAGTAAGCCTCAAAGAAGGTGAAGCTCTCTTCCGCGTTATCGATCTGATGACCTGGACGGGCCTCCATGATATAGTACGAGGCTCTGAGCTGCTCAAGATTGGTGTATACAGTGCCAGTGCGCTCGAGCTTAAGGGTCTGATTGTTGCGCCTGGCAAGTTTCCAGCGAAGCTCGGGAGTTAAAGTCCCTTCGATATGGACGTGGAGTTCAACTTTTGGAAGGTCAAGGATGAACTTGTCGTCCGAGTCTATGAGTTCTTGACGGAGCGACAGACGCTCCTCGAGGGGCATGGCGAACTCCATCGTGATGAGTTTTGGGAATTACTCTTAATACTGAGAAGGATAGGGAACTGATGGAATACTTGACAGATTATTCCTTGGTAGAATAGCAGAACTCGAGGATAAAACATCAGCATTTTATACTTGATGAGGTTGTAACGGCTAAGGAAGCTAGTCCCGAATAGGCTCTCGCGATCTCACCCGCAGCAGGAATCATGAGACTAGACCCAAATAGGCTGCACTTCAAGCAAAATACCTCCGATCATTCGGGGTAAACTTGGTCAATGAATCAGAAAATCATGGTGTGACTCACTTTCGGTTGATAATGACCCGAGGCGTATTCGCGGATTTCAGTTCAGAGACTGCGTATATGATTACGGGCTGTAATACGCCTTGTACGACGACCAATTTAAAAGATTGCTGACTTTGAGTAACTCACATCGCCTCGTAACCAATGCATTCGCAACATGTGTTCCCGTATACATGTAATTATGTAACAGTGGTACAGCTAAGCCCCTCGACTCGGGTTTCTCAAGGGTTGGTCTTTAATATAGTTCTCATGTATTGAAATTCCATTTCCTGAATATTTTATCCCCCTCATTAGAATTACAGTGCAGTAATCCACTTCTTGTTAAGCTACTTCATCATGAGTCGTCAATCTTCCTTCAGAGACCATCTGTGTCGGTCTGACTATGACAGCCTCGACCAAAGCCAAGACGACGTGAATGTGGAAATGCAAAGCCTTCGGAGCCATCAATCAGAAGGTTCTACCATCAGTCAAAATGAAACCAGTAGCCCAAGCGACAGCCCAATGATAATAGGCTTTGGTGTTTGGCTAGCCATCACCACATTCTTTGTCGTCTTGATAGAAGCTGTCGTCTTCTTAACGTGGCTCTGGTTTGAGGACAAGAAATCAGAGACTTGGCGACGGCTCATGCTCAGTGGACGAGCAACCCAGTCAATCACGCTGATGAGTGTTCTTATAAGATAGACCATCGGTACTCTCGCTGCTATCACGACATCTATGGCGGAACAGCAAGGATCGGCAAAATCACTCTCATTCAGCTCGTTTCTCTAGGCTTTCCCATCAAAGTCTACGTCCTCGGTCGCAATGGGGCTACGCAAAAGTCGTTTATCGAGCAGCTTCGTTAGTCTAATCCTCAAGCAGAAGTTATTTGGCTCGAAGGACAATTATCTCTCCTAGGCGAAACGAGCCGTCTCTGCAACGAAATCAAGGCCCATGAAGAGAACATCGACCATCTCCTTCTGTCAACTGCTTACCTTCCCATGGGGCCACGCCAAGGTGCGTTAAATCGCGGAATTTACTCGTACGCGTTCATATCACGACTGACATGCTGCGAGAAACAAGCGAAGGTATTGAAAAGGCTTCCGCCGTGGGGTACTACAGTTGCCTATTCATCATAACCCATCTGCTACCTCTCCTCTCCGCCGCAGCCACAGACCCTTCCCACAACTACGCGTGTAAGTTCTAAGACTATTTAAGAAAGAGGTAAGTTTCCATACTTATAGGCTAGGCCAGTCAATATTAGCTACCTCCATGCCTCAATATTTAAGACCAGATCTATAATTAGCTTGGGTATTACGACCTCTTgagaataataaatatatatatatattaacttaataataatctaATTAAATTACATTAGCATATAATCTTTACCCTATCGAATTCAGTCATGATTTATCTCTCCGCCCATCTCAGTTCAACGGGATTGGTTTTGGTCATCACCTTGCATAGCCACGATATACAACGACTTATATCCCCGCTTGTAGGTAATGACGGGAGATTCACCTTACTGGGTCAAGACTGAGGACTGGCATACAGCTGGAGAGCCTTTCCGCATTTTTCAGAACGTTCCTCCagggtgaagatgaagaggcgGGACGACTTCTCAACGGCTTTCCGAAATTTGGCAATTATTGATTCATGGCCCCAGCCCGCCCAGGTCACTATCAGCCGAGGGGCCTCAGGCGGCGGCGTGGCTTATCTCAGGCGCCATCCTCCTTGAATCAACGGAGGTTCCTCAGCTTAGCTGCTAAGCTCCAGGCATTTGATGGCTCCCGTTTTTCTCCAAGCCACACAATAAGGTGAAGCGCGACTGCATGATGCAGGGGTCTCCAAGGGTTATCTAAGAACACTGAACTGTTGACTTCCCACCAAGTCAACAAAGGAATCCATTATCTCAATACTGGACCGGAAAGGTACAATGTATTGAATCAAGCTGTGAGGTTAGGTATCTGTGTTATCATAAAATAAGAATGTATTTCGTCGTCGAATATGTATGTGGCTATATGAAGAGACAAGGATATCTCTGCCTGTTGATTTGGGGGTAGATCATGTCAAATTCCAGTGACCTGGCGCCTCGACCTATACCCCATTTCAACTGCAGCCAAGGTGACCTAACTAACCAACTGGGCTGCAGTCTTCTATCGACAATGTCAGCGAGGGCCAAAAGAAAGGAATGCAGTAACTCATCAGTTCACAAAGGGAAACTCTTAGACAGACTCGGGATTCTGCAGCCTTCGATACCTGGGGTTGTTGGCTGGGCATACCTTGTGTGAACATAGCCCAACTCGGTGGCGTTACTTGAAGTGTCAGATGACGCTGCCGCTACGACTAATCTGACAAGCGTAGCAGCACTTTAGCTCAGCACCTCCGCATTTGTTCGGATCAATTGACGGCACCCCTTGCTAGGCATTTTGAACGACGCCTATAAACCAGGTCTCCTGGGTCTTAAATCCTCTAGGTCAATTGTTCCATTTTCTTGATTCTCGTTACTTACTTGTATGAACATCTTGCTAACTGCCTTGAAAAGATGACCATCGGAGATTTCTTTGATTTCAATAAGGCCGAATATGCACGTCGCATATCATTTTACGACGTTAATCGCTTGCGAAAGCAAGAAGTGGTCAAAATACGCCAACATACTGCTGCCATGTGCAGTATTACCACAGGAGCAGCAGGCGCACTGCTATCCGGCGGAGGTACCCTCCTGCTGAGTGCCTATGGGGCTCGCCGACTGTCCGTAGCACATTCAAAGCTTGAGCTTATACAGGCAGAGCTTAAAAAACGCGGCATAGCCCTACACGAAATACAGAAGCGAGATATCCTCATCCCTGTTGGAGCATCTATTGTCGGAATGGGCGTCGGTGTCGGCATAGACGAGGCAGCCGCTGTTGCAACCAACACCATCCCCATGGAAGCGAGTCTACCCCCAGGGTCTTCTCTTACTGATGCATTGTCTACGAACGCGAGTGGCGTAATCAGTGGGGTAGCTCACGGTGTCACAGAGCAGACTCACGAGATGGGGCAGGCCATACTGAATATAGACAATGGCATTCCAGCAGCCCAGGACCTTGCAAGAGAAACAATCTGGGCTCCTGCGGCGTCTACCCAGGACGCCATTGGATTTCACGCTGGCATGGTTATAATGCAGGCCGTTGAGAAAGGGTTCGCAAGCCTAACATCGAACCTGTTTGCAACGTGGACTATGGAAGCCCTGACTGGGGATGTTTCCAGGACCAAGCCGCCGGTATTTCGGGACACCCGGACAACAAAAAAGACTGGCCCAGCAACTAGTAAAACGCATATGTCCAAGTGTTGGCGGCCTGAAAGAAAGTTTATTTTATCCTATCTACTTTGGATGGGCATCCTTTGCTGGCTTTTCGGTGCATTTATGTTGTTCTTGTATTGAGATGGCTTTCCTTGCTAAAGAATAGTTATCTGGAAGAGGGCTTATCCTTGTAGTTACATGAAGACTTGCTAATACTTGAGCAGCTCCTGCCACGTGTCTTCCCAGGTACTGTTGGGGTGGATATGATGAGGAATCGAGAATCCCGGGCCGGCAGCTGGCTGTATAACTGGATTGGCAACACGGTAATGGGTATCATCGCAAGGCTGATGAAACTTCTATCCACCACTGTGGAGCAAGCTGGTGAAAGATTGTACCTGAGCACGGGTGCAGAATACGGCGGGAGGGGAGTCCCGTTGAAAGATGGCCAGGAACGTGCTTTGACGTTAAACAGGACGACCAGTGGTTCACTGTTTTCCATCGACGAAAGGTTGGAGCCCATATGGAACGATAAGGTGCTTGGCGAACTGTAGGAGAAGCAGGCACCTGAAATAGCCTGGAGATGGACCGAGGGTATATTGAAGCCTTATCAGTGACCAAATGGCGCAGTTTGACGGTTGTGTTGAGATTTCCCTCTAAAGAATTATCACGTCTTAACTCTATTAGAGCAACATCCTAGACTCAGTCAAACTCACTGTCCCAAATGAGGGAACAGAACCTCATCATATCTATCGACATACGACCACAAGATCTTGATTTTCCCGTCCTCCACGACAAGCACGTCACCACCCTGAATGGCCGGTATCGGCTCATAATCCGCCTCACTATCCTCCGGGACAACCTCCCAACGTGCAGTGGCCATATTCTGGCATACACTGGCGCCTCCATTAGCTCGATGCGAGTACCCCTTCAACTGATCCAGTAGAATAGATGATCGGATAAGCAAGCCATCATGGCCGTGGTGTGTAGAGCCGTCAAAGTCGAACCAGACGATGTCGGGAGCGAATATCTCTTTGATAGCGGCGAGGCGTTCTTCAGGGTTGGTGTAGGAAAAGAAGTTAATGTCGCGCTGTATAAGAGAGACCATGACCTCTTTAGTTTCGTGGCTTCCAACGGAGATGttgattgatttgattggCATGGTTGCTGGACTGGCTGCGACTGATATTTGTTTTAGTAGATATATAGCTTGGAGGGGACGATGTGTAGGCTGTTGGCGACTATCTTTGTAGCTTCTGTTATTTGCTTCTCCTTAATGAAAGGAAGTGTCCTACTTATATTTTGATAATGGTATCCAGAAGCTTCACGTGTGCTTACTGGAAAAGGCAAGGTCTAAGGCTCGTCACCGATCGCGACATGTCTCCTCATTCGGTTAGAACGTCTGCACCGAGCTTACGAATATGTTTACCTTCCCCCCTTCATGCAGCGAATCTACATCAAGCAAAGCtaccttatattaaaaagcgCGGGGTTCTACCAGTTCGTAAGTCCGTCAGTCCGTGTCTAGCCGGGACTTACTGGACGGAGCGTAGTCCGCAGTGTTACTGGGCGCCGTGTACCGTGTCGCTCTCAGATCTTTCCTAGATATATCATGGCTGTAATATGTTCAGCCGATGCCAATGGGAGGGGAGCTAAAGGCCTTTCGGGATTCAGGAAATATGGGATGTCATTAAACCCGATTTACCTGACGGTCCCTTATCAGAACATGTCATAGTCCTATGTGCCCATCTAAAAACAGTGGTCTGAATACTAGCTATACCGATCCCTGCTGTATTCCAATCCAGGGCCCGAAGGGGACCTGCAACCATGATAGGGTCACAACGAGGAAGGTCTTTATAACGCCGTGCATGTTAGGCTACCTACACGCCCAGGGACGAAACATCGCTCTGCAGTGCCTTTCCAGCAACCACGGGCGCTTTTGCCGGAAGCAAAATCACCAGTAAGCGAGCCCATTCATCGGTAGGATTATCCCATCCATGCATAGTTCCTTGCTGCACAACAACGTCTCCCCTGCCTACCAGTGTTTTGCTTCTATCGTCGAGGGCAAGAACGACTGCGCCTTTCTGGACGATGACGTAGTCTATAGAAACCATGCGGTGCATATGCCCAGAGCTCCTGGGTGGGAAATCCACAATTCGAAAGATAGAaccgttgttgatgattcCAACCTCGGCATCGGCATTGTCGCCTGGAGATGAGAGATCGGCAGGAGAGGAGTCAGTGATCCACAAGCTCCTCAAAGCAGCGTCGTGGGGCACGATTTTGGCAGTGGCTTTGTCGTCATACTTGACAGTCGCCGGGCCTGCATCGTTATGGCCTGTGACAATGCGGCGGAGAGGGGGCAGTggagaagtcatgatgacaCGAAAAGGAGCAATAGTGTAATTTGGAGTTTCTGAAAATACGGTTATCTTTCAAGATCAATTAGCCTATGTTTCTTAACATTGAAAGGCATCTTCTCGTCGACACTAGCCTCGGACTCTATATAGACTGATCGACCCAACTTAGTGGCTTgatataccttttaaggctGACTcataaacttaaaaaaataaaaatatataattaaagacttttataagtaataaataatttaaattctttaaaaaatacataaaattaattatattattatagaaaatatttattaaatattttttagctattttacCTGAGTGAAGAAATGCTATAGGGTAAGTCACTTTTaactaagttctctgtgctgatataagctctcagctACAAGTCTtaactgca
This DNA window, taken from Fusarium oxysporum f. sp. lycopersici 4287 chromosome 7, whole genome shotgun sequence, encodes the following:
- a CDS encoding adenosine deaminase; amino-acid sequence: MEFAMPLEERLSLRQELIDSDDKFILDLPKVELHVHIEGTLTPELRWKLARRNNQTLKLERTGTVYTNLEQLRASYYIMEARPGHQIDNAEESFTFFEAYYGGFEVLVTEEDFYDLAMNYFEHVAGMNVRYCEPFFDPQGHTRRGVAFKTVMDGFRRAQEEAEQRLNVKSKWIMCFLRDMSPESAMETYDAVLPYRDMVVGIGLDSDENDRPPLMFEEVYKKARNDGFRITAHCDVGNKDAHKHIRQVVHDLGETGADRLDHGINAAQDPEIMRRIKERGIGMTLTPWGYLRHEPVDEIFPRIRILFDAGIPIAIGSDDPAYMEDTWILHDWLLVKKMCEFSNDDMAALAKSAIDMCWASDEVKEEMRRELKEVVAKHSI
- a CDS encoding hypothetical protein (At least one base has a quality score < 10); translated protein: MPIKSINISVGSHETKEVMVSLIQRDINFFSYTNPEERLAAIKEIFAPDIVWFDFDGSTHHGHDGLLIRSSILLDQLKGYSHRANGGASVCQNMATARWEVVPEDSEADYEPIPAIQGGDVLVVEDGKIKILWSYVDRYDEVLFPHLGQ